The proteins below come from a single Holdemania massiliensis genomic window:
- a CDS encoding PTS sugar transporter subunit IIB: protein MIKLVRLDERLIHGQVAIKWSRHTGVDRIVVANDEAAANKIIQQSLMMAAPATAKVTIRSVADSITLLKDPRAAGHKILVIISNPKDLIQILEEVKDIPLINVGNYGRIAPKQGDLARRTYGSNLYAYEDEVEDFKKVLSFGIDTVYQTTPEDNPEKLSKILGL, encoded by the coding sequence ATGATTAAATTAGTACGTTTAGATGAGCGATTAATCCATGGGCAGGTCGCGATTAAATGGTCCAGACATACGGGGGTAGATCGAATTGTAGTAGCTAATGATGAGGCTGCTGCAAATAAAATCATTCAGCAAAGCTTAATGATGGCTGCTCCTGCTACCGCTAAGGTAACCATTCGTTCTGTTGCCGATTCTATTACATTACTGAAAGATCCGCGCGCGGCAGGGCATAAGATCCTGGTTATCATTTCTAATCCAAAAGATTTAATTCAGATTTTGGAGGAAGTGAAGGATATTCCGTTGATCAATGTTGGCAACTATGGACGCATTGCGCCAAAGCAAGGCGATCTTGCCAGACGGACGTATGGTTCCAATTTGTATGCTTACGAGGATGAAGTTGAAGATTTTAAGAAAGTTCTGAGCTTTGGAATCGATACGGTTTATCAAACCACACCGGAAGATAATCCGGAGAAATTAAGTAAGATTCTGGGATTGTAA
- a CDS encoding BglG family transcription antiterminator, producing the protein MANEKKRILQLFYILAQQEEYIRSFELAKKVGVTERTIKNDIAELEAFARASGADLIAKKGKGYVLKVFDEERFAPVKKQLTIHFSAVGETPRAQNDRTNDILRRIIVEEKFLTIEDIADELYLTKSSIREEMKEVNFLLSKFNLRLKKRHEEGPLVKGSEFDRRMLMLCIFENHYHEAVNLYKNTDYLSFFEREDEERYEIRHIFLKTLRESECHILDGNTQRLSRYLLLMVSRYQAGYIITLSQKQRDYIHRFREYHVAKMVIENCGHFSGFDVSEDEILAFGLLLIFWADIPFDCDLSENYFELAEEADKLSIAFCKSIKKDYSVDLTLIPDWNQILCAGLIPLLVQKDFNALFHSVKSLHSEDSRIQDCPLAAKLTYNLSSMFETQYHCKLGLYNLLTFAGHLNTLLLMISYPFKPIRAVLSNGGGYISSGILKQMIERRFDSYFACLDVYELYEMRKLPVEDYDWAILSYPYYSYKYDWPCLMVNSIPTQKQMNDIYNQVILSGVQLQSVLNHLHLSVFNVYRDFEYENMDSFIRLISFKMGKDAESVEQINADLHFSAKTSVANKVCILFIKRRFVSQGVFEIYQLNQEKIFNDQPILHIVVISVDFDHCLEAARFVNDLLMTFFRDNENLWMLIENHHVIGLTEIVRESLKALPISLM; encoded by the coding sequence ATGGCCAATGAAAAAAAGAGAATTCTACAGTTGTTCTATATTCTTGCTCAGCAGGAAGAATATATTCGGTCTTTTGAACTTGCCAAGAAAGTAGGGGTTACTGAGCGGACGATAAAAAATGATATTGCTGAATTAGAAGCTTTTGCTAGAGCGAGCGGTGCTGATTTGATAGCTAAAAAAGGAAAAGGCTATGTTCTTAAGGTATTCGACGAGGAACGATTTGCTCCTGTTAAAAAGCAGTTAACTATTCATTTTTCAGCGGTTGGGGAAACGCCTCGGGCACAGAATGACAGAACGAATGATATTTTGCGACGTATCATTGTAGAGGAAAAATTTTTAACAATAGAAGACATTGCCGATGAGCTTTATCTCACGAAGAGTTCAATCCGAGAAGAAATGAAAGAAGTAAATTTTCTTCTAAGCAAATTTAATTTGCGTCTTAAAAAAAGGCATGAAGAGGGTCCTCTGGTAAAAGGCAGTGAATTTGATCGAAGAATGTTAATGTTGTGTATTTTTGAAAATCACTATCACGAGGCAGTGAATCTGTATAAAAATACAGATTATTTGTCTTTCTTTGAAAGGGAGGATGAGGAGCGCTATGAAATTCGGCACATTTTTTTAAAGACATTAAGAGAATCAGAATGCCATATTTTAGATGGAAACACACAGCGTTTATCCCGTTATCTATTACTGATGGTTTCTCGTTATCAAGCAGGATATATTATTACTTTATCTCAAAAACAGCGTGATTATATCCATCGTTTTCGGGAATATCATGTAGCTAAAATGGTTATTGAAAATTGCGGACATTTTTCTGGTTTTGATGTCAGTGAAGATGAAATTCTGGCTTTTGGTCTGCTTCTGATTTTCTGGGCAGATATTCCATTTGATTGTGATCTTTCTGAAAATTATTTTGAATTGGCAGAAGAGGCTGACAAATTAAGCATAGCTTTTTGTAAATCCATAAAAAAAGATTACAGTGTTGATCTTACATTAATTCCAGATTGGAATCAGATTTTGTGCGCTGGATTGATCCCGCTTTTGGTACAAAAAGATTTCAATGCGTTATTCCATAGTGTAAAAAGTTTGCATTCAGAAGATTCCCGAATTCAAGATTGCCCTTTGGCTGCAAAATTGACCTATAATTTATCTTCTATGTTTGAGACCCAGTATCATTGTAAACTTGGTCTGTATAATTTACTTACTTTTGCTGGTCATCTAAATACATTGCTGCTTATGATTTCCTATCCCTTTAAACCTATTCGAGCGGTCTTATCGAATGGCGGCGGTTATATTTCGTCAGGAATTTTAAAACAGATGATCGAAAGGCGATTTGATTCCTATTTTGCTTGTTTAGATGTTTATGAACTTTATGAAATGCGAAAATTGCCAGTGGAAGATTATGATTGGGCGATTTTAAGTTATCCTTATTATTCCTATAAGTATGACTGGCCTTGCTTAATGGTTAACAGCATTCCGACGCAAAAACAAATGAATGATATTTACAATCAAGTGATCTTGTCAGGTGTTCAGCTGCAGTCAGTTCTTAATCATCTTCATTTGTCTGTTTTTAATGTTTATCGGGATTTTGAGTATGAGAACATGGATTCTTTTATTCGGTTAATAAGTTTTAAGATGGGAAAAGATGCTGAGAGTGTGGAACAGATTAATGCGGATCTGCATTTTTCAGCAAAAACCAGTGTTGCCAATAAAGTGTGTATTTTATTTATTAAAAGGCGTTTTGTTAGTCAAGGTGTTTTTGAAATTTATCAGCTAAATCAGGAAAAAATATTTAATGATCAGCCAATTTTGCATATTGTTGTAATCAGTGTAGATTTTGATCATTGTTTAGAGGCTGCAAGATTTGTGAATGATCTGTTAATGACATTTTTCAGGGATAATGAAAATCTGTGGATGCTGATTGAAAATCATCATGTTATTGGGTTGACGGAGATTGTTCGCGAGAGTTTGAAGGCTTTGCCAATTTCACTTATGTAA
- a CDS encoding PRD domain-containing protein has protein sequence MVIVKLLNSSVVLAQEQDKEYILFGRGLGYNHKKGDIVDPSQIERVFVPQNCTQISDYAEMLEKADIRIIEIAGQITELAQAQLSCELSPYLSIALIDHLQFAWERMQKGVRLQNKLVFEVQRIYPEEFAVGQQGRLLMNAAFNQEFPIDEAGNIAFHIVNARDKEQDPSSSYLIVEMIKDILNICKYHFHREIDFNSLDYSRLIIHLEFFAKRVLRKELLENSDLSMLGMIRQRCSQEYQCAEKIKKYVASSYGQELSEEEMLYLTVHLNRVLRLR, from the coding sequence GTGGTGATCGTGAAACTCTTGAATTCAAGCGTGGTACTGGCTCAGGAGCAGGATAAGGAATATATTTTATTTGGACGTGGGTTAGGATACAATCATAAAAAAGGTGATATTGTCGATCCTTCGCAAATTGAACGGGTTTTTGTTCCACAGAATTGTACTCAAATCAGTGACTATGCGGAAATGTTGGAAAAGGCTGACATCCGGATTATTGAGATTGCTGGACAGATTACGGAATTAGCACAGGCACAGTTATCCTGCGAGCTAAGCCCTTATCTCTCGATAGCTTTGATCGATCATCTTCAATTTGCTTGGGAGCGCATGCAAAAAGGAGTGCGCCTGCAAAATAAGCTGGTATTTGAGGTCCAGCGGATTTATCCGGAAGAGTTTGCGGTAGGGCAGCAGGGAAGATTGCTCATGAATGCTGCATTTAATCAGGAATTTCCAATTGATGAAGCGGGAAACATTGCTTTTCATATTGTCAATGCTCGCGATAAAGAACAAGATCCATCTTCTAGTTATTTGATCGTTGAGATGATTAAAGATATTTTAAACATCTGCAAATATCACTTTCATAGAGAAATTGATTTTAATAGCCTGGATTATTCCAGATTAATCATTCATCTGGAGTTTTTTGCCAAACGAGTTTTGCGTAAAGAATTGCTGGAGAATTCTGACCTGAGTATGCTTGGGATGATTCGTCAGCGATGTAGTCAGGAATATCAATGCGCGGAAAAAATAAAAAAGTATGTTGCCAGCAGTTATGGACAGGAATTGAGCGAAGAAGAAATGTTGTATCTGACAGTTCATCTGAATCGAGTTTTGCGGCTTCGATAA
- a CDS encoding glycoside hydrolase family 1 protein — translation MGKTKMLLGAALSASQSEGAYDEDGKGLSISDTVPAGRRDLTRRYPKPDDKHYYPTHQAVDFYHRYQEDIDLMAECGLECLRFSFAWSRFFPQGEEMQPNPLAVKHYDDLIDKLLAEKIVPIVTMSHLEIPQALAEKYGGWENKEFIRCFLRYSQFLLEHYGDRVKYWITFNEMNMLLYFPCTLAVGVDLTDKPEEAKAQALHNMLYANAQTIAAAHAIGKGIQIGAMIAYSPIYPVDCRPENIMLAYDLERNALSIADVLVHGIYPGTYERKIDEQALQLERTQAELDVLAQNPVDFLATSYYCSNAASIEATAEKSAGNLFGGARNPFLKTSEWGWQIDPQGLRYALNYLYDRYQIPLMIVENGLGARDVVTNDIIEDDYRIAYLEAHLHALNEAEKDGVEILAYTMWSFLDQVSASSGQMSKRYGLVYCDVDDNGSGTFKRIKKKSFYWMQSQIKNR, via the coding sequence ATGGGGAAAACCAAAATGTTGTTGGGGGCGGCTTTATCCGCTTCTCAAAGCGAGGGGGCTTATGATGAAGATGGGAAAGGCTTATCCATCAGTGATACCGTACCGGCTGGACGCAGGGATCTGACACGACGTTATCCGAAGCCGGATGACAAGCATTATTATCCAACGCATCAGGCTGTGGATTTCTACCATCGTTATCAGGAAGATATTGATCTTATGGCAGAGTGTGGATTGGAATGTTTGCGCTTTTCTTTCGCTTGGTCACGTTTTTTTCCACAGGGAGAGGAGATGCAGCCAAATCCATTGGCAGTTAAACATTATGATGATTTAATCGACAAATTATTGGCTGAAAAGATCGTGCCCATCGTTACGATGAGTCATCTGGAAATCCCGCAGGCGCTTGCTGAAAAGTATGGAGGATGGGAAAACAAGGAATTTATACGTTGTTTTCTAAGATATAGTCAGTTTTTATTGGAACACTATGGCGATCGAGTGAAGTATTGGATTACGTTTAACGAGATGAATATGTTATTGTATTTTCCATGTACGCTGGCGGTGGGGGTAGATCTTACGGATAAGCCTGAAGAAGCAAAAGCTCAAGCCTTGCATAATATGTTGTATGCTAACGCACAGACAATCGCTGCCGCACATGCGATAGGAAAAGGGATTCAGATTGGAGCTATGATTGCCTATTCACCAATCTATCCAGTTGACTGCAGACCGGAAAATATTATGTTGGCCTATGATTTAGAACGAAATGCTCTTTCAATAGCAGATGTTTTAGTTCATGGGATATATCCTGGTACATATGAAAGAAAGATTGATGAACAAGCTCTGCAGTTGGAACGAACGCAAGCGGAATTAGATGTGTTGGCTCAGAATCCTGTTGATTTTCTCGCGACATCTTATTACTGCAGCAATGCTGCAAGCATTGAAGCAACCGCAGAAAAAAGTGCGGGTAATTTGTTCGGCGGTGCTCGTAATCCATTTTTAAAGACAAGCGAATGGGGTTGGCAGATTGATCCACAGGGGCTGCGTTACGCTCTTAATTATTTGTATGATCGATATCAGATTCCACTGATGATTGTGGAAAATGGTTTGGGAGCTCGGGATGTGGTAACGAATGATATAATTGAAGATGATTATCGAATTGCTTACCTTGAGGCTCATCTTCATGCTTTAAATGAAGCTGAGAAGGATGGTGTAGAAATTCTTGCCTATACTATGTGGAGTTTTTTGGATCAGGTATCTGCATCTAGTGGACAAATGTCAAAGCGTTATGGTTTAGTGTATTGTGATGTAGACGATAATGGCAGCGGAACTTTTAAAAGAATAAAAAAGAAATCATTTTATTGGATGCAGAGTCAAATCAAAAACAGATAG
- a CDS encoding PTS sugar transporter subunit IIA — MLKIFLSSHGHLASGMKSSLDILMGASNNVTVFDAYIDQSSVQEKLDAFYAEVSEEDQVLLMSDLIGGSVNQVMMTYLQKPNTTLIGGVNLACVLELSTKTEVTAEELEQIVEQSRSMLSIVQLPDLTEEQEDFF, encoded by the coding sequence ATGCTGAAAATCTTTTTGTCATCCCATGGTCATTTAGCCAGCGGTATGAAAAGTTCGCTGGATATTCTGATGGGGGCTTCCAACAATGTTACTGTATTTGACGCGTATATTGATCAATCATCAGTTCAGGAAAAATTAGATGCTTTTTATGCAGAGGTTTCTGAAGAAGATCAAGTCTTATTGATGTCAGATTTAATTGGCGGAAGTGTTAATCAGGTCATGATGACTTATCTGCAGAAGCCAAATACAACGTTGATTGGGGGCGTAAATCTGGCCTGTGTTCTTGAGCTTTCAACTAAGACGGAAGTGACTGCTGAGGAACTTGAACAAATTGTTGAGCAGAGCCGATCAATGCTAAGTATTGTGCAGCTGCCGGACTTAACGGAGGAACAAGAGGATTTTTTCTAA
- a CDS encoding beta-glucoside-specific PTS transporter subunit IIABC, which yields MKYAELAQKIVDFLGGKSNIRQVTHCATRLRFIVKDEAIINEEAIKQLSGVLELNKRMGEIQVVIGNEVQSVFYAVNQIVGEHKESSEKVQKKGNLISLVIDTIAGIFTPILPALCGCAMLQAVLVMLTTFNWIATDSSTYQIINYCSNVIFYFLPMLLAFTSAKKLGCNPFVAVVLAGCLLHPDFIAMTNSGTPLTLFGLPVTAASYSSSVLPIIIAIWVMSYVERFAERITPSFVKYFIKPLITLMVMIPLTLVIIGPAGAIGGNYLAMLVAWLQEQAGWLVTIVMSVIAPLIVITGMQYALFPLVFQSLASLGYIVLMGVTGLPTNLGQGGACFAVALRTKDKEFRQLAVSAGLTACFGISEPALYGVTLKLKRPFWAVLASGFTGGIVAVIMGLRAYTFLSPGLMAFPGFIAGGVSNILAFVVCCIVSFVTAFILTLALGFDDQEETYDSKTMYEKERPANEIEETLFAPVTGQICELSEVQDKIFSEGILGPGLAIRPQEGQVYAPVSGTITALFETRHAIGITTELGTEILIHLGIDTVNLQGNGFQNKVVKGEKVSSGQLIATMDLDRLNELGYDMITPVVITNGEHVQIQQLAGGVATANTPLLRVKKGE from the coding sequence ATGAAGTATGCTGAACTGGCTCAGAAAATTGTAGATTTTTTGGGTGGAAAAAGCAACATCCGACAAGTAACACACTGTGCAACACGATTACGTTTTATTGTGAAAGATGAAGCGATAATCAACGAAGAAGCAATAAAACAACTGTCTGGTGTACTCGAACTGAATAAACGAATGGGCGAGATCCAAGTAGTAATTGGCAATGAAGTTCAAAGCGTATTCTATGCCGTAAATCAAATTGTCGGTGAACACAAGGAATCCTCAGAAAAAGTTCAAAAAAAGGGAAACCTTATCTCCTTGGTTATTGATACGATTGCAGGAATTTTTACTCCAATTTTACCGGCATTGTGCGGCTGTGCAATGCTGCAGGCTGTATTGGTTATGCTTACCACGTTCAACTGGATAGCAACAGATTCCTCTACTTATCAAATCATCAATTATTGTTCAAACGTGATTTTCTATTTTTTGCCAATGCTGCTGGCATTTACATCAGCGAAGAAATTAGGCTGTAATCCCTTTGTAGCTGTAGTTCTAGCAGGCTGTCTTCTGCATCCTGACTTCATCGCAATGACGAACTCTGGAACTCCGCTGACATTGTTTGGCCTTCCCGTTACAGCGGCCTCCTATTCATCCTCGGTATTACCCATCATCATTGCAATTTGGGTGATGTCTTACGTTGAACGTTTTGCAGAGCGAATTACGCCTTCTTTTGTTAAATACTTCATTAAACCTTTGATCACGTTAATGGTCATGATCCCCTTAACATTGGTTATCATTGGTCCTGCAGGAGCGATCGGCGGCAATTATCTAGCAATGCTGGTGGCCTGGCTTCAGGAACAGGCAGGCTGGCTGGTGACGATTGTTATGTCTGTCATTGCCCCACTGATTGTCATTACAGGAATGCAGTATGCATTGTTTCCATTAGTTTTCCAGTCATTGGCTTCATTGGGCTATATCGTTTTGATGGGAGTTACGGGACTGCCAACGAATCTGGGGCAGGGAGGAGCCTGCTTTGCGGTAGCATTAAGGACTAAGGATAAAGAATTTCGCCAGCTTGCTGTTTCAGCTGGTTTAACTGCCTGCTTTGGAATTTCGGAGCCTGCTTTATATGGGGTTACACTCAAGTTGAAAAGGCCATTCTGGGCTGTTCTTGCGTCAGGGTTCACTGGTGGGATTGTAGCTGTAATCATGGGATTACGTGCGTATACGTTCCTGAGTCCGGGATTAATGGCTTTTCCAGGCTTTATTGCAGGCGGAGTTTCCAATATATTAGCTTTTGTCGTTTGTTGTATCGTTTCTTTTGTAACGGCTTTTATTCTGACTCTTGCTTTGGGATTTGATGACCAAGAAGAAACATATGATTCGAAAACGATGTACGAAAAGGAGCGACCTGCTAATGAAATAGAAGAAACATTGTTTGCACCTGTGACAGGACAGATCTGTGAATTAAGCGAAGTCCAAGATAAAATATTTTCTGAAGGTATTTTGGGACCCGGTCTGGCAATACGACCGCAAGAGGGACAAGTCTATGCGCCTGTCTCCGGAACAATTACTGCGTTATTTGAAACTCGTCATGCAATCGGTATTACGACAGAATTAGGTACTGAGATTTTAATTCATTTAGGAATTGATACAGTAAATCTGCAAGGGAATGGTTTTCAGAACAAGGTTGTAAAAGGGGAAAAAGTCAGTTCCGGACAATTAATTGCCACAATGGATTTAGACCGTTTAAATGAACTGGGATATGATATGATAACGCCTGTAGTTATAACAAATGGCGAACATGTTCAGATTCAGCAGCTTGCGGGCGGAGTGGCAACCGCAAATACACCACTGCTTCGCGTGAAAAAGGGGGAATAA
- a CDS encoding ribokinase, which produces MQKCLVFGSLNLDYFYTVDHIIAPKETQSAPQMQCFCGGKGLNQAVALSQGGASVNFAGCLGQASSLLTETLTQYHISTEFLRQVDQPAGHAIIQVDGNGQNAILVYPGSNFAVTSEQIDETLAHFQKGDLLVIQNEINRLNELICKAHQRSLIIALNPSPVPVDPKALPLELVDLLFINEVEGAFFSGENDPQAILDYFAKTLPDTQIILTLGDQGSCLQTGRLRISMPCCPVEVIDTVGAGDTFTGFFLAAKLAGKSDLNCLAMATAASGCAVSKKGASASIPSLADTMALLDKHRDYLWNQKTEFNF; this is translated from the coding sequence ATGCAGAAGTGTTTAGTTTTCGGTTCTTTAAATCTTGATTATTTTTATACTGTGGATCATATCATAGCTCCAAAAGAAACGCAGTCCGCTCCGCAGATGCAGTGTTTTTGCGGAGGCAAAGGGTTAAATCAGGCTGTTGCTTTAAGTCAGGGCGGTGCTTCCGTAAACTTTGCCGGATGTTTAGGACAGGCGAGTTCCCTTTTAACTGAGACTCTGACGCAATATCATATTAGCACAGAATTTTTACGGCAAGTGGATCAGCCAGCCGGACACGCTATTATTCAGGTTGATGGGAATGGTCAAAATGCAATTTTAGTTTATCCAGGAAGTAATTTTGCTGTGACTTCCGAACAGATTGACGAAACCTTAGCGCATTTCCAGAAAGGAGACCTGCTGGTCATCCAAAACGAAATCAATCGGCTGAATGAATTGATCTGTAAAGCACACCAGCGCAGCTTGATCATTGCGCTTAATCCTTCACCTGTGCCTGTGGATCCAAAAGCTTTGCCCTTGGAGTTGGTTGATCTATTATTTATTAATGAAGTTGAGGGTGCTTTCTTTTCAGGCGAAAATGATCCTCAAGCGATCCTTGACTACTTTGCAAAAACTTTGCCCGACACTCAGATCATCTTGACCTTAGGAGATCAGGGTAGTTGTCTGCAGACTGGCCGACTGCGAATCTCGATGCCTTGCTGTCCGGTCGAAGTCATCGATACAGTCGGTGCTGGTGATACCTTCACAGGTTTTTTCTTAGCTGCCAAATTAGCGGGTAAAAGTGATCTCAATTGTCTGGCTATGGCTACTGCGGCCAGTGGTTGTGCTGTCAGTAAAAAAGGTGCCTCTGCTTCAATTCCGTCTTTGGCTGATACAATGGCTTTGTTGGATAAACATCGTGATTATTTATGGAATCAGAAAACTGAATTCAATTTTTAA
- a CDS encoding PTS mannose/fructose/sorbose/N-acetylgalactosamine transporter subunit IIC produces the protein MVSAALQICLAYYIIAILDPYIMSWQCLNRPIVVAPLAGLILGDFKTGIIMGASLESIFMGISAIGGSIPADATTSSIIAVAYTILTGADIEAGLAIALPIGTVMASIAGMFTPIWASLAAYWEKLAAECNPRKFAFQTIGFSCLTPLINVVILFFAVSYGVEGLNAFLAGMPTWVMTGLGAATSMMLGVGFAILTSMIWNNEVGIFFFVGYVLVAYLGMATLPIAILGAAIAITMFMGEKRSIDLKNSLTSAAAKTDEEDFF, from the coding sequence ATGGTATCCGCAGCTTTACAAATTTGTTTAGCCTATTATATCATTGCTATTTTAGATCCCTACATCATGTCTTGGCAGTGTCTTAATCGCCCAATCGTTGTTGCTCCACTGGCGGGGCTGATTTTGGGGGACTTCAAAACAGGCATCATTATGGGGGCTTCTTTGGAATCAATCTTCATGGGAATTTCTGCAATCGGCGGTTCCATTCCGGCTGATGCCACAACATCCAGCATCATTGCTGTTGCTTATACCATTCTGACGGGTGCCGATATTGAAGCAGGCTTGGCTATCGCTTTACCTATTGGTACGGTCATGGCTTCTATTGCTGGTATGTTTACACCGATCTGGGCTTCTCTGGCCGCTTATTGGGAGAAACTGGCGGCGGAGTGCAACCCGCGTAAATTTGCATTCCAAACAATTGGTTTTTCATGCTTGACACCGTTGATCAACGTCGTCATTCTGTTCTTTGCTGTTTCGTATGGTGTTGAAGGCTTGAATGCTTTCTTGGCGGGCATGCCGACGTGGGTTATGACGGGTCTGGGTGCTGCAACTTCCATGATGTTGGGCGTTGGCTTCGCGATCTTAACTTCAATGATCTGGAATAACGAAGTGGGCATCTTCTTCTTTGTCGGTTATGTCCTGGTTGCTTATTTAGGCATGGCTACTTTGCCAATCGCTATCTTAGGTGCGGCAATTGCAATCACGATGTTTATGGGAGAAAAGCGCAGTATTGATTTAAAGAATTCATTGACAAGTGCGGCAGCAAAGACAGATGAGGAGGATTTCTTCTAA
- a CDS encoding alpha-amylase family glycosyl hydrolase, with amino-acid sequence MSYLLKLQQALKRQKILHDYPFNYTLPDLFDSLDLKCSSKYRLPSGEIRVDPYEFFDELINSLRKGNSEPVCQPYYMDHPITRPAAHGNWIRQSSVYSCMIRTSSSWDHDRSGNLESENLYGLKETGTFVKTLALIPLLKKMGIDTLYLLPISQYSTKNKKGDLGSPYGVSNFFKLDPSLKDPMTGGELSVEDEFKALVEACHCQDIKVIIDIIPRTNSVNSDLIAEHPDWFYWIDVNQLSTYVPPYVPGVEPGSTADPKYLELMYASEEVLKHIRKFQPNPQSLDSKKWKTVVSQWKKGKGEILDLVQEAFGMTVAPAFSDCINDPQPAWNDITFFRMYLDHPTASVPFLPKDENFNPYILYDVAKSSLNPGSLINQPLWDLLSQIIPYYQTEFGIDGARIDMGHALPLELVKQIIEAARKIDPHFCFIAEELDSQNASVSLEKGYNMIIGGGFTMETRPKEDKLNAFAYGASALPCPVFAVGETHDTPRLSAREGGQRLSRMLTLLNLFIPNCVPFLNSGQEVYELQPMNTGLDCRPNEQDQLPESDPYYRKLALFDRYAFHYLHPQRWELPTLLEEASKIRYRYRSAITRKQDQFPLMFEGPWIPALGFGYALKRSMILVIANHDLDHRHRHWIRTDNLPENFQKVLSSATVIFTSESRNIEIDLSLEIGDRALCAEFLPGEVKIIEISC; translated from the coding sequence ATGAGCTATTTATTAAAGTTGCAACAAGCCTTGAAGCGCCAAAAGATTTTGCATGATTATCCTTTTAATTATACCCTTCCAGATCTTTTTGACAGCTTGGACTTGAAATGTTCTTCAAAATATCGCTTGCCCTCGGGTGAAATTCGTGTTGATCCTTATGAATTTTTCGACGAATTGATTAATTCGCTGCGAAAAGGAAATTCCGAACCTGTCTGCCAGCCTTATTATATGGATCATCCAATTACACGTCCAGCTGCTCACGGAAATTGGATTCGCCAGAGCAGCGTTTATTCATGCATGATTCGAACATCCAGCAGCTGGGATCATGACCGCAGCGGGAACCTGGAAAGTGAAAATCTCTATGGATTAAAAGAAACAGGTACCTTTGTCAAAACGTTGGCTCTGATTCCATTATTAAAGAAAATGGGTATCGATACTTTATATTTACTGCCGATCAGTCAATACTCAACAAAAAATAAAAAAGGAGATTTAGGTTCTCCTTATGGGGTCAGTAATTTTTTCAAATTGGATCCCAGCTTAAAAGACCCAATGACCGGCGGCGAATTAAGTGTTGAAGATGAATTTAAAGCGCTCGTAGAAGCTTGTCATTGTCAGGATATCAAAGTAATCATCGATATTATTCCGCGGACAAATTCTGTAAACTCAGATCTGATTGCGGAACACCCAGATTGGTTTTATTGGATTGATGTTAACCAGTTATCCACATATGTGCCTCCATATGTTCCGGGTGTTGAACCTGGCAGTACGGCGGATCCAAAATACTTAGAACTGATGTACGCCAGTGAAGAGGTTCTCAAGCACATTCGTAAATTCCAGCCAAATCCGCAAAGTTTGGATTCAAAAAAGTGGAAAACAGTTGTATCTCAATGGAAAAAGGGAAAAGGTGAAATATTGGATTTAGTCCAGGAAGCCTTTGGAATGACCGTAGCTCCTGCCTTCAGCGACTGTATTAATGACCCACAGCCGGCCTGGAACGATATAACATTTTTCCGGATGTATTTAGATCATCCGACTGCCTCCGTTCCTTTTTTACCAAAAGACGAAAACTTCAATCCCTACATTCTTTATGATGTTGCGAAATCAAGCCTGAATCCTGGCAGTCTCATCAATCAGCCTTTATGGGATTTGTTAAGTCAGATTATTCCATATTATCAAACAGAGTTCGGAATTGATGGAGCGCGAATTGACATGGGACACGCACTGCCATTGGAATTAGTAAAGCAGATCATTGAAGCAGCCAGAAAAATTGATCCGCATTTCTGTTTTATTGCGGAGGAGTTGGATTCACAAAATGCCTCTGTATCCTTGGAAAAAGGGTATAACATGATTATCGGCGGAGGGTTTACAATGGAAACGCGGCCAAAGGAAGATAAATTAAATGCCTTTGCCTACGGAGCTTCTGCCTTGCCTTGCCCAGTCTTTGCCGTTGGCGAAACTCACGACACCCCACGATTAAGTGCCCGTGAAGGGGGACAGCGCTTAAGCCGGATGTTAACCTTATTGAATTTATTTATTCCCAATTGTGTACCTTTCCTTAATTCCGGACAGGAAGTCTATGAGCTTCAACCGATGAATACCGGATTGGATTGTCGTCCAAACGAACAAGATCAGCTGCCCGAGTCTGATCCGTATTATCGAAAATTAGCCTTATTTGACCGTTATGCTTTCCATTACCTGCATCCGCAGCGATGGGAATTGCCAACACTTTTGGAAGAGGCTTCAAAAATTCGCTATCGTTATCGCTCTGCCATAACCCGAAAACAGGATCAATTTCCACTCATGTTTGAAGGGCCTTGGATTCCTGCCTTAGGTTTTGGATATGCCCTTAAGCGTTCCATGATCTTAGTGATTGCCAACCATGACCTGGATCACCGCCATCGTCACTGGATCCGTACGGATAACCTTCCAGAAAATTTTCAAAAGGTTTTGAGTTCCGCAACAGTTATCTTTACTTCAGAAAGCCGAAATATCGAAATTGATTTGAGTCTGGAAATAGGTGATCGGGCTCTTTGTGCTGAATTTTTACCTGGAGAAGTCAAGATTATTGAAATTTCCTGCTGA